The following proteins are encoded in a genomic region of Planctomycetia bacterium:
- the tilS gene encoding tRNA lysidine(34) synthetase TilS, with the protein MPEKPPFLDRLSASWPPSEWWECGAVVAVSGGADSVALVRGMQAVAGSQSEAICVAHLDHGLRGEAGVADAEFVRRLADELSLQAVIGAVDVPSERRGGEGIEAAARRARYRFLRRTAEARGARFVAVGHTADDQAETVLHRLLRGSGLQGLAGMSRARSLGPAVSLVRPLLEFRRRELREYLAGIGQPWREDRTNDDQQFTRNRLRRRLLPILEQDYGPNVVPAICRTAAMATEAQTILLAVAHGLADEATSRQEASLVVVRCGALAGVSALIISETLRIFWRQQQWPEQSMGFSEWRVLTAIVQTPGEVAARMLPGGIRAEKKGDELWLSRP; encoded by the coding sequence ATGCCAGAAAAACCTCCGTTCCTTGATCGACTTAGCGCTTCATGGCCCCCTAGCGAGTGGTGGGAGTGCGGAGCCGTCGTCGCGGTCTCCGGCGGCGCCGACAGTGTAGCCCTGGTGCGCGGAATGCAGGCCGTGGCTGGCTCGCAATCCGAGGCGATTTGCGTCGCCCATCTGGATCACGGGCTGCGCGGCGAAGCCGGAGTCGCTGACGCCGAATTCGTACGGCGATTGGCCGACGAACTGTCGCTCCAGGCGGTGATCGGGGCGGTCGACGTGCCGAGTGAACGTCGCGGTGGCGAGGGAATCGAGGCGGCGGCGCGCAGAGCACGCTATCGATTTCTACGTCGAACGGCCGAAGCTCGCGGGGCTCGCTTCGTGGCCGTCGGTCACACCGCCGACGATCAGGCGGAGACGGTGCTGCACCGACTCTTGCGCGGCTCTGGCCTGCAGGGCCTGGCTGGCATGTCCCGTGCGCGGTCGCTGGGTCCGGCGGTCTCGCTTGTCCGGCCGCTGTTGGAGTTCAGGCGGCGGGAACTCCGCGAATACCTGGCCGGGATCGGACAACCGTGGCGCGAGGACCGTACCAACGACGACCAACAATTCACGCGGAATCGGCTCCGGCGTCGGCTCTTGCCGATTCTGGAGCAGGACTACGGCCCCAACGTCGTGCCTGCGATCTGCCGCACTGCCGCGATGGCGACCGAGGCGCAGACGATCCTGTTGGCAGTTGCCCACGGCTTGGCAGACGAGGCGACGTCCCGTCAGGAAGCGTCGCTCGTCGTCGTTCGTTGTGGTGCCTTGGCCGGCGTGTCGGCGCTGATAATTAGCGAAACGCTGCGCATTTTCTGGCGCCAACAACAATGGCCGGAACAAAGCATGGGCTTTTCGGAATGGCGGGTGCTGACGGCGATTGTCCAGACGCCGGGCGAGGTCGCCGCGCGCATGCTGCCCGGCGGGATCCGCGCAGAAAAAAAGGGCGATGAGCTTTGGCTCAGCCGCCCTTGA